A genome region from Oscillospiraceae bacterium includes the following:
- a CDS encoding glycosyltransferase yields MKVLYLINHAGKAGTEKYVYNLVKAYKDKKCECFFAYNEEGLLLSQMKEENVPCFQFEMKHPFDIKAAKKLAKYLKENEIDVVHAQYPRENYIALLSKLFYKKTKVVFTSHLTIKTNFLWKITNKFMTPFNHKIISVCNHGKELLIGNGVKKEKIEVIFNAMTIDKEETNSTIREELGLKDEFLIVTLARYHFAKGLPFLVDSIKKLKEIATVPFKVLIVGDGELWDEITEKIKNEGLSDTILQLGFRKDTDNILSGCDLFVNSASCLEALSFAMLEALSKKLPLVATNVGGNSDIVNPDTDCGIIVDYPDNEQMANAINTLMNDKDMYERMSENAIKAIEGRFNYDKMLDKTFNMYI; encoded by the coding sequence ATGAAAGTTTTATATCTTATAAATCATGCAGGAAAAGCAGGAACTGAAAAATATGTGTATAATTTAGTTAAAGCATATAAGGATAAAAAGTGTGAATGTTTTTTTGCTTACAATGAAGAGGGGCTTTTGCTTTCACAAATGAAAGAGGAAAATGTGCCTTGTTTTCAGTTTGAAATGAAGCACCCTTTTGATATTAAAGCAGCAAAAAAACTTGCAAAGTATTTAAAGGAAAATGAGATCGACGTTGTCCATGCTCAGTATCCGAGAGAAAATTACATTGCTCTTTTATCAAAATTATTCTATAAAAAAACAAAGGTTGTTTTCACCTCACACTTAACTATAAAAACTAACTTTTTATGGAAAATAACAAATAAATTTATGACTCCTTTTAATCATAAAATAATTTCAGTATGTAATCATGGTAAAGAACTTCTTATAGGAAACGGAGTTAAGAAAGAAAAAATTGAAGTTATTTTTAATGCGATGACTATTGATAAGGAAGAAACTAATTCTACTATAAGAGAAGAACTTGGTCTTAAAGACGAGTTTTTAATAGTTACACTTGCAAGATATCATTTTGCAAAAGGACTTCCGTTTTTAGTTGATTCAATAAAAAAATTAAAAGAAATTGCAACAGTTCCCTTTAAAGTTTTAATTGTGGGCGACGGGGAACTGTGGGACGAAATAACTGAAAAAATTAAAAACGAGGGGCTTTCGGATACTATTTTACAGTTAGGATTCAGAAAAGATACCGATAATATCTTATCAGGTTGTGACCTTTTTGTTAACTCTGCAAGTTGCCTGGAGGCATTATCTTTTGCAATGCTTGAAGCGTTATCCAAAAAGTTGCCTCTTGTTGCAACAAATGTAGGAGGAAATTCAGATATAGTAAATCCTGATACCGACTGCGGAATAATTGTTGATTATCCTGACAATGAGCAAATGGCAAACGCTATAAATACTTTAATGAATGATAAAGATATGTATGAAAGAATGTCTGAGAATGCAATAAAAGCAATAGAGGGAAGATTTAATTACGACAAAATGCTTGATAAAACTTTTAATATGTATATTTAA
- a CDS encoding creatininase family protein, protein MLDFTKTADDIVNESSDLAILPIGSTEQHGPHLPMCTDYTVATEISKLIAKKTGAYLLPTLPISTCYEHKGKKGSVWMKPDTFYKVIQDIVLCLKDQGFTKVAVVLGHGGIFVATPAIRELNAMYDGLKVAKIDFLQFFGTKEMLEVLECSDNLHACEYETSLMLYLKEDSVKKDKIKEADFIPPYPRDFLNYVSLVKLSDTGVWGKPSLGSKEKGERITKILVEKSIEYMDKVFNTMDDKAW, encoded by the coding sequence ATGCTTGATTTTACAAAAACGGCAGACGATATAGTAAATGAATCTTCCGACCTTGCCATTTTGCCTATAGGCTCAACGGAACAGCACGGACCTCATCTGCCTATGTGCACAGACTATACTGTTGCAACTGAAATATCAAAACTTATTGCAAAAAAAACAGGAGCATACCTTCTTCCGACTTTGCCGATAAGCACCTGCTATGAGCATAAAGGTAAAAAAGGCAGTGTGTGGATGAAACCCGATACTTTTTATAAAGTTATTCAGGATATAGTTCTCTGTTTAAAAGATCAGGGATTTACAAAAGTTGCAGTTGTACTCGGTCATGGAGGAATATTTGTTGCAACGCCTGCTATCAGGGAACTTAACGCTATGTATGACGGGCTTAAGGTTGCAAAAATAGATTTTCTTCAGTTTTTCGGAACAAAAGAAATGCTTGAAGTTTTAGAGTGTTCCGACAACCTCCATGCATGTGAATATGAAACATCTCTTATGCTTTATTTAAAGGAAGATAGTGTTAAAAAAGACAAAATCAAAGAAGCGGATTTTATTCCGCCTTATCCGAGAGATTTTTTAAATTATGTATCGCTTGTTAAATTAAGTGATACGGGAGTATGGGGCAAACCATCACTTGGCAGTAAAGAAAAAGGCGAAAGAATTACAAAAATACTTGTTGAAAAAAGTATCGAATATATGGATAAAGTATTTAACACTATGGACGATAAAGCATGGTAA
- a CDS encoding cytidylate kinase-like family protein: MDKQLIISIGREFGSAGHAIAEELSKRFDIPLFDHNLLDSMAEEFGIDEHEFHKFDERPKFSLFTRKINGHSTSMQEHLVNMQFKFLQKKADNGESFVIVGRCAEHHLSHNKNMVTIFILGNKEEKVKRIMEIYNLNEKEAEALRKRKDFARKTYHNNHCKGKWGDSRNYHISINSSILGLEKTIDFLESYIKERSELN, encoded by the coding sequence ATGGATAAACAACTTATTATTTCAATAGGCAGAGAATTTGGCAGCGCCGGTCACGCTATTGCGGAGGAACTTTCTAAAAGATTTGATATTCCGCTTTTTGACCACAACTTACTTGACAGTATGGCAGAAGAATTCGGAATTGATGAACACGAATTTCACAAGTTTGACGAAAGACCAAAGTTTTCTTTATTTACAAGAAAAATTAACGGCCACTCAACATCAATGCAGGAACACCTTGTAAATATGCAATTTAAATTTTTGCAAAAAAAAGCAGATAACGGAGAATCTTTTGTTATAGTAGGAAGATGCGCAGAACATCATCTTTCGCATAATAAAAACATGGTAACTATTTTCATTTTGGGAAATAAAGAAGAAAAAGTCAAAAGAATTATGGAAATATATAACTTGAACGAAAAAGAAGCCGAAGCATTAAGAAAGAGAAAAGACTTTGCAAGAAAAACCTATCATAACAACCACTGCAAAGGTAAATGGGGAGATTCAAGAAACTATCATATTTCTATCAATTCAAGTATTCTCGGACTTGAAAAAACCATTGACTTTTTAGAAAGTTACATAAAAGAAAGATCTGAACTTAATTAA
- a CDS encoding citrate transporter, with protein sequence MEIAQIIAVLIFIVMFLAIVSDKIERHIVTLVCGLLMLVLVFGICMKSFPAIWDTLNLKSFFTAHFWYANGESAGVSAGINWETIVFIAGMMVMVEGMGESGFFRWLCLGLAKIVKYKTLPLFITFMVMSTILAMFIDSITVILFLASATLELAKILKFKPAPLIIAEIFCANLGGSATMCGDPPNIIIGTSLGYSFFDFITNTGLIVLICVPFIILYFCLIFRKYMKTSSSDSSNASLNAKDAIKNKKDFIISVIIFLTAVVMLVTHSMTGLTVSTIGVFVTIATLIFAGKKTMIILKKVDYKTLLFFIGLFIVVGGLEQTHVLELIAEYIKILSGNSKYLLIIIIIWLSGLASAFVDNIPFAATMIPVIRTLSLSSGVSLDTLAWSLSMGTDIGGCATPIGASANVVGISAAAQEGHFIGWGKFCKYSVPATVIVLLISTVFICVRYI encoded by the coding sequence ATGGAAATTGCACAAATTATTGCAGTATTAATTTTTATTGTTATGTTCCTTGCCATTGTAAGTGATAAGATTGAAAGGCATATTGTTACACTTGTATGCGGCTTACTTATGCTTGTTCTGGTTTTTGGAATATGTATGAAAAGTTTTCCTGCAATATGGGACACTCTTAATTTAAAAAGTTTCTTTACTGCTCATTTCTGGTATGCAAACGGCGAAAGTGCCGGAGTATCAGCAGGGATTAACTGGGAAACAATTGTATTTATTGCCGGTATGATGGTTATGGTAGAAGGAATGGGCGAATCAGGATTTTTCCGTTGGCTGTGCTTAGGTCTTGCCAAAATTGTTAAATACAAAACTTTACCTTTATTTATAACCTTTATGGTAATGTCAACCATACTTGCAATGTTTATTGACAGTATTACAGTTATTTTATTCTTAGCATCTGCTACTTTAGAACTTGCCAAGATACTGAAATTTAAACCTGCTCCTCTTATTATCGCAGAAATATTCTGTGCAAATCTTGGAGGAAGCGCTACAATGTGCGGGGATCCTCCGAATATAATAATCGGAACATCTTTGGGTTACAGTTTCTTTGATTTTATAACCAACACAGGTCTTATAGTTTTAATATGCGTACCTTTTATTATTTTGTACTTTTGCCTTATATTCAGAAAATATATGAAAACATCATCTTCTGACAGCAGTAATGCAAGTCTTAATGCAAAGGATGCAATAAAAAACAAAAAAGATTTCATAATCAGTGTAATTATTTTCTTAACAGCAGTTGTGATGCTTGTAACTCACTCTATGACAGGACTTACAGTTTCAACAATCGGAGTTTTTGTAACAATCGCTACCCTTATCTTTGCAGGTAAGAAAACAATGATTATTCTTAAAAAAGTTGATTATAAAACTTTGCTTTTCTTCATAGGATTATTTATAGTTGTAGGTGGTTTAGAGCAGACTCATGTTCTTGAACTTATAGCAGAATATATTAAAATATTAAGCGGAAACAGCAAATACCTGCTTATTATAATTATTATATGGCTTTCAGGACTTGCAAGTGCATTTGTAGATAACATACCATTTGCAGCAACAATGATTCCTGTTATACGTACACTTTCACTTTCATCAGGAGTTTCACTTGATACACTTGCATGGTCGCTTTCAATGGGTACGGATATCGGAGGATGTGCAACACCAATCGGCGCATCTGCAAACGTTGTCGGAATTTCTGCCGCGGCACAGGAAGGTCATTTTATAGGTTGGGGTAAATTCTGCAAATATTCAGTACCTGCCACAGTAATTGTACTTTTAATATCAACAGTATTTATTTGTGTAAGATATATATAA